The proteins below come from a single Edaphobacter acidisoli genomic window:
- a CDS encoding extracellular solute-binding protein, with amino-acid sequence MIELNGITWNHTRGYIPMVATAQRFSELNPGVQIHWQKRSLQAFADAPLADLAARFDLLVIDHPSIGEAAEHELLLPLDQHLPAEFLEGQAHNSVGKSHASYDYEGHQYALAIDAATPIAGFRADLFARAKTEPPRTWSELLALAHRGLVTVPAIPIDSLMNVFMLANALGDEPFTRTDEVVGEAAGKQALKMLRELVQLSARGALERNPIATWQLLCDSDKVAYCPFAYGYSNYSRQGYAASVLTTSGLVRLDPKSPPLRSTLGGAGLAISKSTKHPEAALAYAQFVASPAIQSTIYANAGGQPGHRAAWQDSALNAATNNFFADTLETLDAAWVRPRFAGFIAFQDEASKIIHEYLVKGGYEAKVLEEMNHALRRAKKDRA; translated from the coding sequence ATGATAGAACTCAACGGCATTACCTGGAACCACACGCGCGGCTATATCCCCATGGTCGCGACGGCGCAGCGCTTTTCTGAACTGAATCCCGGCGTTCAGATTCACTGGCAGAAGCGGTCGCTGCAGGCGTTTGCCGATGCTCCGCTGGCGGATCTCGCTGCGCGCTTTGATCTGCTTGTGATTGACCATCCTTCGATTGGCGAGGCGGCGGAGCATGAGTTACTGTTGCCGCTTGACCAGCACCTACCTGCGGAGTTTCTTGAGGGCCAGGCGCACAATTCCGTTGGGAAGTCGCACGCGAGCTACGACTACGAAGGGCACCAGTACGCGCTTGCAATTGATGCGGCTACTCCCATCGCTGGCTTTCGTGCCGACCTGTTTGCGCGTGCGAAGACAGAACCTCCGCGCACATGGTCTGAGCTACTGGCGCTTGCCCATCGCGGGCTGGTCACAGTTCCGGCGATCCCTATCGACTCGCTGATGAACGTCTTCATGCTGGCCAATGCGTTGGGCGATGAGCCTTTCACGAGGACTGATGAAGTTGTCGGCGAAGCAGCAGGGAAGCAGGCGCTCAAGATGCTGCGTGAGCTGGTGCAGCTCAGCGCGCGTGGGGCGCTTGAACGCAATCCCATCGCTACGTGGCAGCTTCTTTGCGATAGCGATAAGGTTGCGTACTGTCCGTTTGCTTATGGTTACTCGAACTACTCACGCCAAGGCTATGCGGCGAGCGTGCTCACGACGAGCGGGCTTGTTCGGCTCGATCCAAAGTCGCCGCCGCTGCGCTCTACGCTTGGCGGTGCAGGACTGGCGATTTCGAAATCCACCAAACATCCTGAAGCCGCGCTGGCTTATGCGCAGTTTGTTGCCAGCCCAGCGATTCAATCGACGATCTACGCAAACGCGGGAGGCCAGCCTGGCCATCGCGCCGCGTGGCAGGACTCTGCGCTTAACGCTGCTACGAACAACTTCTTTGCAGATACGCTTGAAACGCTCGATGCTGCGTGGGTGCGTCCGCGCTTTGCGGGCTTCATTGCGTTTCAGGACGAGGCCTCGAAGATCATTCACGAGTATTTGGTTAAGGGTGGCTACGAGGCGAAGGTCCTTGAAGAGATGAACCATGCGCTTCGGCGCGCAAAGAAAGATAGAGCATGA